The genomic segment ATCATCCTGCTGATGATGTTCAACACCTACGTGTTCCAGGTTGGCCTggtgtctctgctgctggagagaTTCAGGGCTCTGCTGATATTCTCCGCCCTTTACCTGACACTCAGCATCTGCTTCCACTGCTGGGTGTTGGTACGCTCCGTCACACCATCACTGACAGCTGCATATCAACCCTGCGCTAAGACTAACTTAAAACCgtaacattttaacatgtttctaagtgaaaatattgatgaaaatgatgCTATCCATGTACAAAAGTTCTACTGTCTTTTATCGGAGTAACTCTGCACAATGTTGATCGATATGAATTGTACCTGATAagaattccctttttttttttttttttagaacctTAGATGGCTTGATTCAAACCGTTTTGTTTGGACAGATGGTCTTCaagctctttttgttttccagagaACAGGTAATTGGTGGATTAATTCAGTGGTACATTTTCCATTACAGATAAGTCTCTGTGGTCATTGAGTTactgttcttctctctgttaACAGCGGCAGTGTTGTATTACTACTTATACAAACGCACTGCCGAGCACATGGGAGATCCGAGGCTGTATGAGGACTCTCTGTGGCTTCGTGACGCCTTCGCCAGAGCTCGTCAGTGATGAAGGGACAGTTTTGAGAGAGAATTCAAAAAAACTGATGTAACTCACTAGCAGGTAAAGAGGATGAAGTCTACAATCTACCATcaaccacagtgtgtgtttattggcTCTTCATAGCCGAGTGGGCAGTCAGTTAAATGGTTTACAGTGGCAGGTAAGCCAGCCATGGCATGTGTAGTATTGTATTAATCAGGATTGAGTCTGTTAATCTATGTGGCCTTTGTAAATCAATTTGAGTTGTAGACAGAATGCAACAGATTGAAAGACTGTCAAAAGTTTAGGAAAGCTCTGTTCAGGTATTGCCTCCCATggcatgtttgattttatctttttaatgtataataatttGTAGAACCTTATGTAGTAATAGTTTTGTTGGAAAAGTAATGGTTATTCCCCCGCAAAAGAAGAAACgggttggggttttttttgccttatgTAAGGTTAGTATGCGCTGTTTAcatgattaatattttaaaaaaaaacaattttcacgTGAATCCCGCTGTCTTTGAATAAtgttcctgctgtttttattaaataatccTTCTCTAATCCCAGTGTAATCCTTCATCACTGTGGTAGTCAGTATTATCCTTTAGACAAGGTGAAACAGACTGCTCTATTTTTAACACAAAGATTAATCAGGGATTGAGGTTTTAGGTGCCACTAGTGAAACACACCATAAATAGTCTTCAGTGTGTCAAAATAACCTTCTGTTCTCAAGCACCCAGCACGTTAAGTTGCAGGGCACTTCGCCATTTTATGTAACTGTTAAAATCTATAAGATAATGAGAACTATTGACTATTCCAATTATTGCAGCTATCAAgctaaacaaagaaagacaacaaaCGTTGTACAAATCCCCTTTacttgtgaaaacaaaaccagagtCCATATGATCCCAAAATATTGTCAGTGCAGTCCAATTAAATCCAAAATCCAGTTCCTGTTTTGTATGATGTCCTTGGTTCCACTGGAATGTGTCATATTATAAAGGCAGTCACCCAAAGCTGCAGGAAAACAAGGGGGGGGAGGGAAAGTTGCAGTTAACTACAAAGCTGTttcattgattaaaaataaaaacctttaggctttaacaatattttaaatgtacctTCATACATAGATGCCAACCCAGAGTAGCAAGAACAGCACACCAAAGCCCATGAACAGTGAAGCCACGAGGGAGATCAGCAGCTCTTTGTATACATCCCTGGTGTATTTTGTTGAAGTCACCTCATAGCTGTTGAAAAGTTAAGGCAAACTCATAAAAAAAGTCCAACCAACAGCCAAGTTATTTGCTCTGTTCTAAATCTAATGCCTCCAGCTTCATTTACAAGCGTAGCTTATTATGCAATTGTCCATAGTTTTAGTGTATTATCATATACTATAATGACATTCACGTGAATCACTATTGAAAAGAGCTCATTGAAAATGTAGacaaaaaaatttgcattttgttcatCAACTAATTCATAATTCAAAAATGTGcctttttacacagttttactAAACAGTAAACACACCTTTAACAGCATTGGAAAATATTAAAGACATAAGATTTCAACTCGGTTCCAATCCTGGATTTTTCAATCTCCTCTGCTTTACATTGTGATCACAAATTGTGCCTTTAAAACGGTCTGACTGATGTACTGCACCATGATGTAAAAGTTAAGTCTCAACCTCATATCATCTCATATCTCATACGGAACTGGACTTCTCTCAATAAGACAACACTTTCTGCATGAAATGAGCGTAGTTAATATTTCTCCAACAGTTTAGCCGAATTAGCCCCCACTTTTTTGGAGATACAACCAAAAGTGAATGCACCCAAAATATCTGTAATAATCTCTTACTGCACAGGAAACCTGTGTGTACACCCTTCCCTGACAAGTTCCATAGGTCAAGTTGAAGCTGGAAGTCATTCCGCAAACCTTCATGTCTGGATGTTCACTAACTTACAGCTTTTGTTGCAATTTTATCattcacctttgttttctctttccgACTAACCTggggtttgtttaaaatgtctgctcgtggtttttttccccatcataCTTCTTTTGAGAAATGTCGCCATGTTCCAATTCTCTGCAAATAGCTTGGTGACTAcaatgtttgtcttgttttagaGGCCGGCTTACTCATGTCCAGTGAGTAAAAAAGTGTACTCCACCGTCAATTGTATGgttaaaaaacacaccacatttCATTATGTCGTAGGAGACATTAAACATCTAAAATCTTACGCTATGGTTTGAGAACTTGTGCCACTGGCAGCGATGGCAAATCTGTCAAATGACTGCAGGCACAAATTTGGCCAACAGTAATGTGAGGTGGAGCTGCAACAGTTAGTTTATTAATcgattaaaaaataattcagcagctattttgataatccattaatggtttcagtcatttttcaagcaaaaactgacaaatattcTCTAATTTCACCTTTGCCAGTGTGAGGGTTTGCTGCTgacattataaactgaatatctctgattatagactgttggttggacaaaacaaaacaagacaggacTGTGAGGAAAATGTGAGGGACATTTTCCACAGCTTTCTGATACGTATAGACAAATCGATTAAGCAAGCAATCGAAAAagtaattgacagattaatcgataatgaaaataatcgttagttgcagccctaatgtaAAGCTAAAGCATCAGTGCGTTTATTTATAAAGGGCCAGAGTTACTGGTACGATCATTAACTTAATCTTGTATGGTCCTACTGCAGGTTGCAATTTTGCAATAGCCTAACGGTCTGTGGTACGACCCTTTCTTTCACACTAACTACAAACAGTGTCGTGTGGAACAAGCGGGGAAAGGATACACGAAGAACCAGGCGGTGAAGAACATGCCGATGGCCAGCAGGACCACAGTGAGGTGGGGGAACACAGCCGGGTTCACCGGGCTGGTGTATCTGGTCATGGCCTCGAGTTCCTGCAgccacagcagagagagagagagagcagatagAGGCAGGTTAGACAGGCTACATCACCCCCACGATACCTCCGACCACGGTGTCCGCAGTCTGAAGCGTCTGATTAGTGCCGCAGAATGATGACTTATTGTCTGGTGTGGTTTTAATGGAGCGGCTGAATCGGTGAATCTGACATGAGCGGCTCCGTTCCCCTGCGAGCCTGCACATCTACAGCTACACAGAGCGCTATTTCACACAGAAGCCGCAGTGTTTTACGCGTGAAATTGAGAATAACGCGCACAGATAAACCGTATATCATTATACATTACAGCTGAACTTATATAATCACGATAAAGttgattatttttaccattttgtaaCGACGCGGGGCTCTTGTCTCTACGGTCCAAGATTGAAAAAAGGCCACGTACTGACTATCGCTTCCTGGTGTCTTCCTGACGTACGGTTTACGTCGGTGAGGTGAATAATTTCTACCCTCAGTTTAGTCTGTCAGGCTTCTCTTCTGCTCAGGCTGCGTGCAAATCTCCACTGGTGGcggaagtactcagatctttcacttaagtaaaagtactaataccacactgtaaaaatattacaCGTAAAAGTCacgcatttaaaaaaaatgctacctGAGTAAAAGTATGAAAGTACAACGAGGAAAaagtacttaaagtattaaaagtagaAGTGCTCAATGCATgatacatacatgtgtatgcagcatttcactgttgcAGCTTTTTTGGATGGAGcaaatttttaatcattttatatgcaactaatgatcattttcatttcatgaattaatctgctgattatttatCTTGATTGATCTTGAAAATAGTGAGATATGCACAAAtacccagagcccaaagtgacaccttcaaatgtcttgttttgtcagccATTAGTTTTGTAATtgtgattattaaaataattacatggAGAATGCAGCAAAAACTCACATCTGAGGAGCTGGAAACCATGAAATGTCCAGCAattttccatgaaaaatgatgtaaatgatgATCAAAGTAGTTGCcatgaatttttcttttaaaaatcaaaaataaataaattaattttaaaaaatcatgaatCCATTAATGATCTAATGGTTTCGGGTCGACTTGTATATACTTTCCGGCAGTTTAATCTTTGATCATGTATCATGTTTTACAAGCTCTTCACatattttgaatgtaaagttttaatttgtaaacTTACTAAAGCAGTCAAACAGTTGTAGTGGAGTCAAAAGCATAAtatctccctctgaaatgcagggatgttgaagtataaagtatcatgaaaagaaaatactcaagtcaagtacaaatacctcaaatttgtacttaagtgcttgagtaaatgtacttagttacattctaCCGCTGCAAATCTTGATCTCCTACACTGGCGATATTCAAACCCATAGactttacagtatgttaatatgtaatgtaaattCTCCCATTGCCTTGCCATAATCATTTGCTTCTTAAAGCTTGTTTGATTGGTTGGTGAACATTACAATTACCTGACAAGCCAAATTCAGGGCAAACATTGTAATGTGCATTCTTAACTAATGTTAATAAATCTTTGGCTGCCATCTAATGGACAAAATGAACAACTGGTTTTCAGCTCACAGAGCAGTTGGGCAATCAAATACAGCACAAAATTCAATCATAAATTTATTTACTGCATGCATTCATAGTATTACAGCATACGTTTTTGACAAAAGgctttgaaaatgtaatgataCAATGGGCTAAAGAAAAAGTAGTGATATTAAAGTATGCAACAAGTTTTAGTGTTATGGCATTTTCTTTTATCAAACAGTGCTACAAttagaaatgtatttgtgtgtgttttcatgcttaTCAATCCTTTCTGAGCTCCAAAAGCTAAAAGTTAATATATTATTGATAAtacaatgaccaaaaaaatatcAACTATAAAAACCATTTGATAAAACACATCAGATATAAAGGAGCAGTGGTAGTAACAAAATTAAGCTATACAGTTACACATAATGCAGTTCTGCCAGGGTATCTGAAACCAGTCTGGTGCACTGGATAGAGAAAAAGCAGTTCATATATACAGTGCAAAAAGTGCTACAGTGGTTTCATTATGCTAGCAGGTGCATTATAAATAAGCTAAAATGGTTCACTAAACCCACTTAAGTCACAATAATTATAGTAAAAACATTATACAGTGTCTTCATATTATGATAAATTCCATAAACTTTTGTCTGATGGCTGTTTTTCCTATAATCCTATAgtattgattttacatttgagacatgctattgtgtttttttgtgtgtgtgtttttttttgttctgaatACAGACAtatttaatatgaatttaaaaactaatttcgacaagagcaaaaaaaaaaaaaggcatggtGGTGAGAGTAAGTGAGGAATACTCTTGAAACAAGAAATGAtaatagaaaggaaaaaattacacaattcAGTTATATCAAGAGTTATCACCGCTTATACTTACTTGTATAGGGACAGGAAAAGTATTCAGCACATCCAGAGAAATACATGAAAGAGTTCAGTATATCATATCCAATTTtatctgtgcagtgtgtgttaATAAATTCAATTACATTGAGCTGAGATGTATCATTTTACAGAAATGATTGGGCGTGCACCTGAAATGATATATGCCATTTATTGCCTCACCAGCATTCCGTCCAGTCAGCAAAATTCAGTGTAAGCTATTCCAGTGTTCATGAAATATTGTCAGTGTTGGACTTGTTGCATTTCCATTATCAGATGCCAAGAGTTGTCAGTGTTTCTACATGTTCATTTCCAGTGATTCGTTCACGTATCCAGTCATATCGCATGTTATCCAGTGAATGTGCTGAAATGGACACCTTCATTTAAGGAATGGTCATGGGGTTTGCTTTTCAGTTGAATGCATTTGCATACAAATTTTACGCAACGATTTGATCTTTCATTCAACATCACAACTGAGAAAAGGAATACTGCACAGTATTTTCCTCTCTGTATAGTCAGATGCTGCATGAGGGGACACAAGACAGTCTAGTCGACTGCAGCAGTCTCAAACACAAAGCTCCACTGTAGAGACGCAGCATTTGCCAGTGTACACTACTGAGGTATATTTTCTATGTGAGTTGCAACCATTCACTGAGGCCTTCAGCAGAAGCCAACGATCTTCTCTCCAGTGTATAAAACTATtgaaaggtgtttttgttttcagttgacACTGGTTTCAGTGTTCATACAGACTCATAGAAttacaaaactaaacaaaaaatgtgcacaGTGTCATCTACGGTATCTTAGCCTGGACTTGATTTAGAAACGTGAATTCTGCGAAAAAGTAATTGTGGCTTATATTGGGTATGGAAGACACTGATGAGTAATAAAGTGAGCTATAAACTCATGGATGTTACTTTCACAATAGCAGTTAACAGTGACACAACACAGTTGTCAATTACAATGatctaaaacattttcagtgacaGGAATAAAAATAGGAAACTTAAACAGTGTTTCAAACTCCAGTGATCACAGCAGAAAGAGATGTCTTAATGCATAT from the Xiphias gladius isolate SHS-SW01 ecotype Sanya breed wild chromosome 8, ASM1685928v1, whole genome shotgun sequence genome contains:
- the tmem258 gene encoding transmembrane protein 258, which translates into the protein MELEAMTRYTSPVNPAVFPHLTVVLLAIGMFFTAWFFVYEVTSTKYTRDVYKELLISLVASLFMGFGVLFLLLWVGIYV
- the tmem138 gene encoding transmembrane protein 138 → MLQTSNYSLVLLIQLSLLAYDLFVNSFSELLRGAPVIQLVLFIIQDIAILFNVIIILLMMFNTYVFQVGLVSLLLERFRALLIFSALYLTLSICFHCWVLNLRWLDSNRFVWTDGLQALFVFQRTAAVLYYYLYKRTAEHMGDPRLYEDSLWLRDAFARARQ